From the genome of Opisthocomus hoazin isolate bOpiHoa1 chromosome 8, bOpiHoa1.hap1, whole genome shotgun sequence, one region includes:
- the TAB1 gene encoding TGF-beta-activated kinase 1 and MAP3K7-binding protein 1 produces the protein MAAQRRSLLQSEQQPSWTDDLPSCHLSGVGSAPNRSYSADGKGTEGHPLEDNWLKFRSENNCYLYGVFNGYDGNRVTNFVGQRLSAELLLGQLHTDHSDADVRRVLLQAFDVVERSFLESIDDALAEKASLQSQLPEGVPHHQLPPQYQKIVERLKVVEQEISGGAMAIVAVVLNNKLYIANVGTNRALLCKSTVDGLQVTQLNVDHTTENEDELFRFSQLGLDAGKIKQVGTIRGQESTRRIGDYKVKYGYTDIELLSAAKSKPIIAEPEIHGGHSLDGVTGFLVLMSEGLYKALEAAHGPGQANQEIAAMIATEFAKQTSLDAVAQAVVDRVKRIHCDTFASGGERSKFCPRHEDMTLLVRNFGYPLGEMSQPTLTPTQGGRVYPVSVPYSSSQSTSKTSVTLSLVMPSQGQMVNGAHSSSTLDEATPTLTNQSPTVTLQSTNTHTQSSSSSSDGGLFRSRPTHSLQPDEDGRVEPYVDFAEFYRLWNMDHGEQGALTVS, from the exons ATGGCGGCGCAGAGGAGGAGTCTGCTGCAGAGT GAACAGCAGCCCAGTTGGACAGATGACTTGCCATCCTGCCATCTCTCCGGGGTGGGCTCAGCTCCAAACCGTTCCTACAGCGCAGATGGCAAGGGGACGGAGGGTCACCCCTTGGAAGATAACTGGTTAAAATTCAG GAGCGAGAACAACTGCTACCTCTATGGTGTCTTCAATGGCTACGATGGCAACAGAGTCACCAACTTTGTGGGTCAGAGGCTCTCTGCAGAATTGCTGCTGGGCCAGCTACACACAGATCACAGCGATGCTGATGTGCGTCGAGTTCTGCTGCAG GCTTTTGATGTGGTGGAAAGAAGTTTCCTGGAGTCCATTGATGATGCCTTGGCGGAGAAGGCCAGCCTGCAATCGCAGCTACCAGAG GGTGTCCCTCACCACCAGCTGCCTCCTCAGTACCAGAAGATTGTGGAGAGATTAAAGGTTGTAGAGCAGGAGATCTCTGGAGGAGCCATGGCCATTGTGGCTGTTGTGCTTAACAACAAGCTCTATATCGCCAATGTGG GTACCAATCGGGCACTGTTATGCAAGTCCACGGTGGATGGGCTGCAGGTGACTCAGCTCAACGTGGACCATACGACAGAGAATGAGGATGAACTTTTTCGCTTCTCCCAGCTGG GCTTGGAtgcagggaaaataaaacaaGTGGGAACTATTCGTGGGCAGGAAAGCACTCGGCGCATTGGAGATTACAAAGTCAAATATGGCTACACTGATATTGAACTGCTCAG TGCTGCTAAATCTAAGCCCATCATAGCAGAGCCTGAAATCCACGGAGGACACTCGCTGGATGGGGTGACTGGCTTCTTGGTGCTCATGTCTGAAGGGCTCTACAAAGCGCTGGAGGCAGCTCATGGGCCTGGGCAGGCCAACCAG GAAATTGCAGCCATGATAGCCACAGAGTTTGCCAAGCAGACGTCGCTGGATGCTGTGGCACAAGCGGTAGTGGACCGGGTGAAGCGGATCCACTGCGACACTTTTGCCAGCGGTGGGGAACGGTCCAAGTTCTGTCCCCGGCATGAAGACATGACGCTGCTCGTGAGGAATTTTGGGTACCCCCTGGGTGAGATGAGCCAGCCCACGCTGACACCAACGCAAG GAGGCCGCGtctacccagtctctgtgccgtaTTCCAGCTCCCAAAGCACAAGCAAGACGAGTGTCACGCTGTCCCTTGTCATGCCTTCCCAAGGCCAGATGGTCAACGGTGCCCACAGCAGCTCAACTCTGGATGAAGCCACCCCCACCCTCACGAA CCAAAGCCCAACTGTGACACTCCAGTCGACTAATACCCACACGCAGAGTAGCAGCTCCAGTTCAGACGGCGGTCTCTTCCGCTCCCGACCCACCCACTCGCTCCAGCCAGATGAAGATGGGCGTGTGGAGCCCTACGTCGACTTTGCAGAGTTTTACCGGCTCTGGAACATGGACCATGGTGAACAGGGAGCGCTGACTGTGTCCTAA